In the genome of Acidobacteriota bacterium, the window GCATCACGACCGGGAAGCCGTCATTCGAGGACTGCCCCTTGTTGACGTGATCGTTCGGATGCACCGGGGCGTGGGTGCCAAACGGCGCGCCAGCGAGTTGATTGGCGCAATTGGCGATCACCTCGTTCGCATTCATGTTGGTCTGGGTCCCCGAGCCGGTCTGGAAGACCACGAGTGGAAACTCGGCGTCGAGGGCGCCGCCGATGACTTCGTCGGCGGCCTGGATGATCAGGCCGGCGCGATCGGCGCCAAGCTCCCCCAACTCGGTGTTGGCCTGCGCGGCGGCCTTCTTCAACAGGCCGAGGGCGCGAATCACCGGCCGCGGCCAGATCATTCGCGGGCCGCCAATGGCGAAGTGGTGCCGCGACCGTTCCGTCTGCGCTCCCCAAAAACGGTCGGCGGCTACCTCAACTGGGCCCAGCGAGTCATGCTCGGTGCGGGTCATGGCCCCATTCTGAACCGTTCCGGGTGGTTCGCAACTTGCAATGACACGGTCAGAGGAAAACAACCGATGAGCTTACGAGATAAATACAGCCACGCCATCCTGACCGCCAAGGGCCTCCGCATGCAAGGCGCTGCGGAAGAACGCGACGGCAAGCTTCACTTCAAGGGCATGGTCCAGAACCAGGACGAAGTGAACGAGATCTGGACGGCCATCAAGACCGTGCCCGACTGGCGCAACGACGTCGTGGCCGAGGTCACGATCGACCCCAACGCCAAGCCCGCGGCCGCCACGTACACGGTCAAGGCCGGCGACACGCTCAGCAAGATTGCCAAGGAACACCTGGGCGATGCCAACGCCTACATGAAGATCTTCGACGCCAACAAGGGCACCCTGACCGACCCGGACAAGATCAAGCCCGGCCAGGTCCTGACCATTCCCAAGGGCTGACGTGCCCGCGCTGAGCGAACAGCTCATCTGGCTCTTCGTGCTCGCCGCCCCGGTCGCATGTATCGCATGGACGGTGACGCACGAAGCGCTGTTTGATGAGTTCAACCAGTTCTGCGTCGACAAGAGCAAGAGTTGCTCGACGCTGGCGCAGCGCAAGTTCTTC includes:
- a CDS encoding LysM peptidoglycan-binding domain-containing protein → MSLRDKYSHAILTAKGLRMQGAAEERDGKLHFKGMVQNQDEVNEIWTAIKTVPDWRNDVVAEVTIDPNAKPAAATYTVKAGDTLSKIAKEHLGDANAYMKIFDANKGTLTDPDKIKPGQVLTIPKG